Genomic segment of Paenibacillus macerans:
AGATTACGATCCGGACCCAAATCTCTTTTGAAGGGGAAACGCTCGCGGTCGATGAGTGTAAAATGACGGCATCCCGGCAAAAGCGCCGGATCGAGCTGCATGATTTTAACGATCACGGGATGGGGCGCTGGTGGAGCCCGGAGCATCCGCATCTGTACGATGTGGAATACCGTTTGTATGCCGGAGGGGCTTTGCTGGATACGGTCCGCAGCTACTTTGGGATGCGCAAAGTGTCCGTGGACAGCGGCAAACTGTGCCTGAACAACCGCCCGTTTTACATGAAGGCTATCCTGGATCAAGGCTATTTTCCTGGCGGCATCTTGACAGCCCCGGCGGATGAGGATTTAAGACGGGATGTGGAGCTGACCAAACAAATGGGGTTCAACGGTGTCAGAAAACATCAAAAAATTGAAGATCCGCGTTTTCTGTACTGGTGCGATAAACTGGGACTCGTCGTTTGGGGGGAGGCCGCGAATGCCTATGCTTTCAGCGAAAGCTATGTGAAGAAATTTACGGCGGAATGGGCCGAAGCGGTGGATCGCGACTTCAACAGCCCTTCGATCATCACCTGGGTTCCGCTGAATGAAAGCTGGGGCATCCCGAACGTGAAGGTGGACGAGCAGCAACGGCAGCACGCCATCGCAATGTATCATTTTACAAGATCGCTGGATCCGACAAGATTGGTCATTTCCAACGACGGCTGGGAGCACGCGCAATCGGACTTGTGCACGATCCACGACTACCGGTGGGATTACGGCGAACTAACCCAAAAATACAGCCGGATCGAAACAGCGCTGGATGCGCCGCAAAATCGGGATATGTATGTGAAAGGGTATCGGTATGAGGGCCAACCGGTTTTAATGACGGAGTTTGGAGGGATTTCCTTCCAGTCCGGAGACCAGAGCGGCTGGGGCTACTCGGGGGCGATCGACGCCGCGGACTTCGAGGTGCGCGTGCGGGCGGTGATCAAAGCGATGCATGATTCACCGCTGATTCAAGGTTACTGTTATACGCAATTAACCGATGTCGAGCAAGAAATCAACGGGCTGCTGACCTTTGACCGCGAATCGAAAATTCCTCTGGAAACGATACGGCGATTTAACGAGGGCAAATTTGAACCGGAGGAGGACCTATGACAACAACGGCAATACCAAGAGCGGAATATCCGCGTCCGCAATTCGTCAGAAATAGTTGGCGCAGTCTGAACGGGATATGGTCTTTTGCGTTTGATGACCGGAACGTCGGGGTTAAGGAAAAATGGTATCAAGGAAAGGCGAATTTTCCGCTGGAAATCACGGTGCCTTTTTGTTATCAGAGCGAACTGAGCGGGATCGAAGACAAGCAGGTGCACGAATGCGTGTGGTACGAAAAAACCTTTGCGGTCCCCGATGAATTTGCGGGCAAACGGGTAATCCTGCATTTCGGAGCGGTGGATTACGAATGCAGCGTGTGGGTGAACGGCTTGCCGGCCGGGAAACACCGCGGCGGGTTTGCCTCTTTTTCGCTCGAGATTAGCGATCTGATCGCCGGGAAGGACAACCGGATTACCGTAATGGCCCGGGATTATCTACGGGATTTGACGATTCCCCGGGGCAAGCAATACTGGAAGGCTAAGGGGGAAGTCATGTGGTTTACGAACATGACCGGTATCTGGCAGTCCGTGTGGCTTGAATTCGTTGACGAAATTTATATGGAAAAGGTGCGGTTCACACCGCATTTGGATACGAATGAAATCGAAATTCAGGCGTTTATCGACGGCTGGGATGACCGGCATCGGATAGAGCTGGATACGCGTATCGAATTCGCCGGGGATGTCGTCGCGGAGGAAAGCAGAAGAATCCTGGCGGGCACGGAGGCTTGGCGCGTGAATTTGCGGGATTTTAACGATCACGGCCTGGGACGCTGGTGGTCGCCGGAAACCCCCAACTTGTACGACGTCAGCTTTGAACTTAAAGTCGATGGAGTGACCGTCGATCAAATTGGCAGTTACTTCGGGATGCGCAAAATATCCGCCGACGATGGGAAACTGTGCCTGAATAACCGCCCATACCGTATGAAGCTCGTGCTGGATCAAGGTTATTTTCCGCAAAGCTTGCTGACGGCCCCAACGGAGGAAGCGCTTCGCCGCGATGTCGAATTGTGCAAAGAGATGGGATTCAACGGAATGCGCAAGCATATGATGGTAGCGGACCCGCGATATTTATATTGGTGCGACAAGCTTGGCGTGTTGGTTTGGGGAGAGATGGCGGCCGCCTACGTATATAACGAACAATATGCCTACCGCATGATCGAAGAATGGAAGGAGGTCATCGATCGTGACTACAACCACCCTTCCATCGTCGTTTGGGTTCCGCTGAACGAAAGCTGGGGAGTTGCGGATATTTATTATAACGAGAAGCAGCAGCATCACGCGCAATCCCTTTACCATATCACCAAATCGGTCGACTCAACCAGACTGGTCATATCCAATGATGGCTGGGAGCATTGCAAATCGGATTTATGCACGGTGCATGATTACTGCAAAGACCCTGAAATTCTGAACCGGCGCTACTCGAGCATCGAAAATATCATCGCCGATATGCCCGGCCTGGAAGGAAGAAAGTTTATCTACAACCCGGGTTTCTCCTATCAAGGCGAGCCGGTGCTTTGCACGGAATTCGGCGGGGTAAACTACCATGTCGAGCCGAGTTCTCCTGTCGTTGAGCCCAAAGCGGAGAACGGCGAGCAGTTTGTGTCGCAACTGGTGGACGTGATTCGGCCTTTCGTGGTTTCGGGGCTTGTCCAAGGCTACTGTTATACGCAATTAACCGACACGGAAACCGAAATCTGCGGCTTATTGACATGGAATCGGGAGCCCAAGGTTCCGGTGGAAGTCATCCGTAGAATTAACGAAGGATATGCTGACTTTTAATCGAAGATTGCTAACGATGGGCCCACCGGTATCCGGGAGGGCTCATTTTGTTTTGGTTCGATAAGAAAATATTTCTTTTTTGTGAAAGCGTTGACAATTATTATGGAAAGCATTATTGTTGTAAAATAAATAAAATATTTGTATTAAAACAAATATTTTATTTATTTGCCAGACTCAATTTATAAAGGAGGCCAAACATGACTCAACATTCGTTCCGTAATCCGATTTTGGCGAATGGGGCCGATCCCTGGATTATCCGGCATCGCGACGGGAGTTATTATATGTCGGTGACGCTGGGAGACCGCATCGCGCTTTGGCGCAGCGCGACCCTGACCGGACTGGCCGAGGTTCAGCCGAAGACGATCTGGGTTCCCGCTGCGTCCGGCCCGTATTCCCGCAATTTATGGGCGCCGGAGCTCCATTATATCGAGAATCGCTGGTATATCTACTATACGGCGAACGATGGCGGCGGGGACGACACGAGAAGAGTGTGCGTGCTTGAACTGTCGGGGGATGATCCGCTGAACGGCGAGTGGCGTTTTAAAGGCGCCGTCAATACGGAATTTCCGGGACTCGACGGGACGGTCATTGCACATCGGGGAGAACTATATTTCTTCTATTCCGGATACGGATATTTTCCCGATTACGGATCGGCCGTTTATGCCGCCCGCATGGCCAATCCCTGGACCCTGACCGGGCCGAATGTGCTGATTACGGCACCGACGCTAGGCTGGGAGAAGCAGGGAGGGATGGCGATCAACGAAGGCCCGGTGTTTTTGCGGCGGGGCGGCTGGATTTTCCTCGTGTTTTCGGCGAGCGCCACCTGGTCGGATGATTACTGCCTGGGAATGACGAGGATTGCGGAGTCCGCGGATCTTCTGGACGCGAAGGCCTGGATCAAACATGAAGGCCCGGTTTTTGTTAAAAATCCGGAGTCAGGGGTCTATGCGCCGGGACATAACAGCTTCACCGTGTCTCCGGACGGCTCCGAGGATTGGATCGCTTACCACGCCTACTCCTATTCCGAGGCGGAGCAGCCGCGCTCATCGGGATCTCCCCGCAGCACGCGCCTGCAAAAATTCGGCTGGAAGAAAGACGGCATGCCGGACTTCGGCGTTCCGCAAGGGGTCGATACCCCTATACCTCGCCCATCGGGAGAATAAAAAAATATCTTCGGAACAAATATTTTGCAACTAGAAAGACTCCCAAAAATCAGGTTTGTGGAAAATAATGGCGTTGACATGCCGCAAATGCCGGATTACAATCTATCAAAATATACAAAATTATTGTATTAAAACATAATATTAGTTTCGACCGTGCCGATTTTGCTGGTATTCAGGGACTCCCGTCAGCTTGTATGTCACCCGTAAAGGCTGGGAAAATGGGGGGCTGTCCACCGCCAAAATCAGGCTGCAGAACGGCGCGAACCAAATCCGGTTTACGGGGGATACCAGGTACGTTGAGCTTGATTTCTTCGATATACGGCCGGTAAAATGAGTCTGCTGATCGTGAAATGAATAACGTTGATTTATTGCGGCTTTTTATAGTAAAGTCAATAAAGATAGAACAATTTTTGGGAATACGGTTACGGAGGTTCATATGCTGGAAGTCGGTATACATGAACCAGATAAGCTGGTTCAGGTCGCTCACGCTCTCTCGACGCGCTCTCGGGTCGACATGCTTCGTTTGCTCAACACGCGAAGCATGAATATTATTGAACTTGCCGAGGCCCTTCAGCTTCCGGTGTCGACGGTGGCGAACAACGTGAAGGTGCTGGAAGCCGCCGGGCTGATCAATACGGAACTGCTTCCGGCGGTACGCGGAGCGATGAAGGTATGCAGCCGGAATTATGACGATATTCAGATCTCGCTGAACTCAAGCATCCGGACCTCGAAGGACGGGATGAAATATTACGAGGTCGAGATGCCGATCGGCCATTACAGCGATTGCGAGGTGCATCCGACCTGCGGCATGGCATCAAGCGAAGGGATGCTGGTGCGGGAAGACGAGCCGGCGAGCTTTTATCATCCCAAGCATGTGGCGGCGCAGATTTTGTGGTTCCGCAAAGGTTATGTGGAGTATCAGTTTCCGCTGGAGATTCCGCAAAACGCACGAATCCAGTCGCTCGAACTGTCCATGGAAATGTGCTCGGAAGCGCCGAATTACGACAATGATTGGCCTTCGGATATTTCCGTGTGGATCAACGGCGTGGAGATCGGCATGTGGACGAGTCCCGGCGATTTCGGCGATCGGCGCGGGGCGCTGAATCCGCCGTGGTGGGAAGATTGGTCGACGCAATACGGCCTGC
This window contains:
- a CDS encoding glycoside hydrolase family 2 protein, which encodes MSGMHTRGEYPRPQFERSLWLNLNGEWQFQFDDKQVGVAEQWFKDKILEQKIRVPFCYQSKLSGIGVSEFHDTVWYKRTVDIPEEMKGKRIILHFGAVDYASRVWVNGHMVAAHEGGHTPFAADITDALKENGPNVITLRAQDFSRDVTLPRGKQYWREKSELIFYTSTTGIWQPVWIEAVEPIHLRRVYYYPDIDRNEIGIQYVVEGWTEDTEITIRTQISFEGETLAVDECKMTASRQKRRIELHDFNDHGMGRWWSPEHPHLYDVEYRLYAGGALLDTVRSYFGMRKVSVDSGKLCLNNRPFYMKAILDQGYFPGGILTAPADEDLRRDVELTKQMGFNGVRKHQKIEDPRFLYWCDKLGLVVWGEAANAYAFSESYVKKFTAEWAEAVDRDFNSPSIITWVPLNESWGIPNVKVDEQQRQHAIAMYHFTRSLDPTRLVISNDGWEHAQSDLCTIHDYRWDYGELTQKYSRIETALDAPQNRDMYVKGYRYEGQPVLMTEFGGISFQSGDQSGWGYSGAIDAADFEVRVRAVIKAMHDSPLIQGYCYTQLTDVEQEINGLLTFDRESKIPLETIRRFNEGKFEPEEDL
- a CDS encoding glycoside hydrolase family 43 protein — its product is MTQHSFRNPILANGADPWIIRHRDGSYYMSVTLGDRIALWRSATLTGLAEVQPKTIWVPAASGPYSRNLWAPELHYIENRWYIYYTANDGGGDDTRRVCVLELSGDDPLNGEWRFKGAVNTEFPGLDGTVIAHRGELYFFYSGYGYFPDYGSAVYAARMANPWTLTGPNVLITAPTLGWEKQGGMAINEGPVFLRRGGWIFLVFSASATWSDDYCLGMTRIAESADLLDAKAWIKHEGPVFVKNPESGVYAPGHNSFTVSPDGSEDWIAYHAYSYSEAEQPRSSGSPRSTRLQKFGWKKDGMPDFGVPQGVDTPIPRPSGE
- a CDS encoding ArsR/SmtB family transcription factor; amino-acid sequence: MLEVGIHEPDKLVQVAHALSTRSRVDMLRLLNTRSMNIIELAEALQLPVSTVANNVKVLEAAGLINTELLPAVRGAMKVCSRNYDDIQISLNSSIRTSKDGMKYYEVEMPIGHYSDCEVHPTCGMASSEGMLVREDEPASFYHPKHVAAQILWFRKGYVEYQFPLEIPQNARIQSLELSMEMCSEAPNYDNDWPSDISVWINGVEIGMWTSPGDFGDRRGALNPPWWEDWSTQYGLLKTWRVDHERTTLDMQKVSDVTLSDLGLDQRPSLRVRIGVKPDAVHKGGVNLFGKQFGDYEQDMIMQVAYTLDPVE
- a CDS encoding glycoside hydrolase family 2 protein, encoding MTTTAIPRAEYPRPQFVRNSWRSLNGIWSFAFDDRNVGVKEKWYQGKANFPLEITVPFCYQSELSGIEDKQVHECVWYEKTFAVPDEFAGKRVILHFGAVDYECSVWVNGLPAGKHRGGFASFSLEISDLIAGKDNRITVMARDYLRDLTIPRGKQYWKAKGEVMWFTNMTGIWQSVWLEFVDEIYMEKVRFTPHLDTNEIEIQAFIDGWDDRHRIELDTRIEFAGDVVAEESRRILAGTEAWRVNLRDFNDHGLGRWWSPETPNLYDVSFELKVDGVTVDQIGSYFGMRKISADDGKLCLNNRPYRMKLVLDQGYFPQSLLTAPTEEALRRDVELCKEMGFNGMRKHMMVADPRYLYWCDKLGVLVWGEMAAAYVYNEQYAYRMIEEWKEVIDRDYNHPSIVVWVPLNESWGVADIYYNEKQQHHAQSLYHITKSVDSTRLVISNDGWEHCKSDLCTVHDYCKDPEILNRRYSSIENIIADMPGLEGRKFIYNPGFSYQGEPVLCTEFGGVNYHVEPSSPVVEPKAENGEQFVSQLVDVIRPFVVSGLVQGYCYTQLTDTETEICGLLTWNREPKVPVEVIRRINEGYADF